AATGCAGGCGCTACCGACTTGGTCTTGGATTTACGATACAATCCAGGAGGATCGGTTTATACGGCCATTATGCTTTCCAGCTTGATTACCGGTCAATTTACAGGCGATGTTTTTAGTACCGAACAATGGAATGCCGAATTTCAGGAAGCCTATCAAAACGAAGACCCAGAATTACTCATAAACCGCTTTATCGACAATAATGATGGTGTGCCCCTAAATAGCCTTAACCTCTCAAAGGTGTATATTTTAACATCTGGAAGGAGTGCCTCTGCGAGTGAACTCGTGATAAATGCGCTTAGCCCTTATATTGAAGTCATTCAAATTGGAACCACTACGGCAGGTAAATACCAAGCTTCAATCACCTTGTACGATTCCCCTAATTTTAGTCGAGAAGGTGCTAACCCAAGCCATACCTATGCTATGCAACCTCTAATTTATAAGTCACTTAACGCCAATGGGGTTACAGACTACTTTAACGGGCTTACCCCTAATATTACATTGGGTGAACAAATCAACAACATGGGAGTCCTAGGCGATGAAAACGAACCTCTTTTGGCAGAGGCAATATCAAATATAACAGGAAGTGGCCGATCTAAGAACACAAAAAAAGAGTATTTGGAAATTACTCATGGCTCCGAAGATTTCGAACCCTATGAAATTGGCATGTATATAAACAAAAATATTTCTGAACTTCTAAAACAATCTGTTTTTGAATAAACATACAACCTACTTCAATTGGAGCTCGGGCAAAGACTCTGCTCTTGCGCTTTACCATTTGCTGAAAAATGAAAACTATTCTGTAGATGCTTTGGTGACAACAGTAAACAACCATTACAATAGGGTATCCATGCACGGCCTTCGGAAAGAACTGCTCGTTGCCCAAACCAACGCCATGAGTATTCCTGCCTGCATAATCGAATTACCCGAAATGCCCAGCATGGGCGTTTATGAGCAAAAAATGACTGAAACCGTCACGAGATTAAAAAACAACGGATTTACACATGCTGCTTTCGGTGATATTTTTTTGGAAGATTTAAAAGTATATCGAAAAAACCAATTGGCTAAAGCAGGTATAAAAACTGTATTCCCGATTTGGAAAAGAGACACCAAAGACCTTCTAACCGAGTTTTTAGAATTAGGGTTTAAAACTATTGTGGTTTGTGCCAATTCAAAATATTTTGATGACAATTTTGTGGGTACAGTTATCGACAAGCACTTTATTGAAAATTTGCCCAAAGATGTTGACCCATGCGGCGAAAATGGTGAATTCCACACCTTTTGTTTCGATGGCCCTATTTTTAATAAACCCATAGAGTTTTCAATAGGCGAAAAAGTATATCGAGAATACAATAATCCCAATACAGATAATTCAGTTTGTGAAAGCGACAAATACGGTGTATGGTACTGCGATTTAATTCCAGAATAAACCAAAAAAAAGGCGTTCTAACAAGAGCGCCTTTTTCGTTTAATATTAAAATATATTTAGTTGAAATATATTTTTGAAGCTCCTAATCCAACTTTGTATGTTCCAATTTCAGACTTTGAACTTAAATCGTAAACAATTAAATCACTTTGCCCCGTAAAACTGGCATCAGTAACATATAATGTATTGTCTTTAACAGCCATTCCGTAAGCATAACTTGCCGTTAAAGGCATTACAGATTCACTTGGCAAAGCGGTATCGCTATCAGTTAAACCAAATAAATTTCCTGAAGCCACGTAATACAATACGCCATTATCATAGTCCATTAAACTTGGGTGTACGCCATTTTCTAAAGCTAAAGTAGATATTACAGTATTATTAGACAGATCAATCTTAGTTACAGAACCTTCGGTATGCCCTACAACATTCCAGTTAGAATCGTATTCAGTTGCTCCTCCACATAGCACTACTAAATTACCTAGGTTGTCAATAATCATTTCATCGGGATTATCATTTACGATAATCGTTTCAATGTTATTTGAAGCGATATCAATTACAGAAATAATATTATTTGAAGAATACCCCCCTTTATGAGAAACATAAATTTTGTCACCATAAACCAAAATCTGTTCTGGTCCTTCTCCAACAGGAATAGTGCTTTCAACGCTATTAGTTGCTAAATCTACAACAGCAATAAAATCATCTGTTGCTACCATTCCATCTCCCCAGTTTGTCACATAACCTTTTCCATTGGCAAAAGCCATATATCTTGGTGTACTTAAATCGGTAGTTATAGTTCCTAATTTTTCAAAAGTATAACGGTTAACAACATTTATGGTATTTGCATTATCTGTAATGATATACGCCATGTCGTCATTAAAACCTATAGATTGTAAATACACCCCTAAACTTTCGTTGTTTATATTGTAGTAAATTCCATTTTCTATCGTTAAAAAATCGTTTGATATAAAGCTTACAGACGACGGTCCTCCTTCTCCGCTTACTAAAATACCGTTTTCATAATCGCCTTTTGACTGTAAATTATCGTCGTTATCCTCTGAACATGAAAATACCAGAAATGACATGGCAATAATTGATAAAAAAATGTTTTTCATAATTGAATTTTTAAAATTTATAGTTTATTTGAATGTTAAAATTTCTGTTTGGCATCGGCCTAAAAGCGATGCTCTGATAATTAGTGTTAAATATATTTTTCACCAAAACCCCAACGACTAACTGTTGTTTCACTTCATTAAACACCTCATAATTCAAACCTAAATTGGAAATATTATAGTCTTCAACCGAATAAAACGGACCTGACAAATTATCATCGGTGGTAAAAACATCTCCATTATACATAAATTGGTAATAAGCCGATATGTTTTTGTAATTGTATCCCAAGGAAAAATTTCCTTTATGAAAAGGCACGTAGATAAGTTGCTTTTGGGTTTCTAAATTTTCTGAAACGGTATAGGAATAATGACTATTGAAGGTGAAATGGTGATTATTAAAACGACATGCCATTTGCAATTCCAACTCAACACCATAGCTTTGTGCTCTAGATACATTTGCTGGAGACCACGCACCCGAAGTTGGTCGCCACTGAATTAAATTTTCTGTTTTTATATAATACCCGTTAAGATTAAGGGTAAACAATTCATGAATTATCTCCTGCCCAAAATCTATTTGATAAGACGACTCTGGCACCAAATTTAAATTTCCGCCTGGCACCCAATATA
This genomic stretch from Flavobacteriaceae bacterium GSB9 harbors:
- a CDS encoding diphthine--ammonia ligase; translated protein: MNKHTTYFNWSSGKDSALALYHLLKNENYSVDALVTTVNNHYNRVSMHGLRKELLVAQTNAMSIPACIIELPEMPSMGVYEQKMTETVTRLKNNGFTHAAFGDIFLEDLKVYRKNQLAKAGIKTVFPIWKRDTKDLLTEFLELGFKTIVVCANSKYFDDNFVGTVIDKHFIENLPKDVDPCGENGEFHTFCFDGPIFNKPIEFSIGEKVYREYNNPNTDNSVCESDKYGVWYCDLIPE
- a CDS encoding cell surface protein, producing the protein MKNIFLSIIAMSFLVFSCSEDNDDNLQSKGDYENGILVSGEGGPSSVSFISNDFLTIENGIYYNINNESLGVYLQSIGFNDDMAYIITDNANTINVVNRYTFEKLGTITTDLSTPRYMAFANGKGYVTNWGDGMVATDDFIAVVDLATNSVESTIPVGEGPEQILVYGDKIYVSHKGGYSSNNIISVIDIASNNIETIIVNDNPDEMIIDNLGNLVVLCGGATEYDSNWNVVGHTEGSVTKIDLSNNTVISTLALENGVHPSLMDYDNGVLYYVASGNLFGLTDSDTALPSESVMPLTASYAYGMAVKDNTLYVTDASFTGQSDLIVYDLSSKSEIGTYKVGLGASKIYFN